A region of Fibrobacter succinogenes subsp. succinogenes S85 DNA encodes the following proteins:
- a CDS encoding metallophosphoesterase family protein produces MRLALLSDIHANVTALNAVLEEIRRRHVDKFVLLGDLVNYGMRPNEIVDMIRGMDDKFVAKIWGNHEKAVMDNDTTRFATDRGRAILHYTQKRLSQESIDFINNKMNRDGTCSLEIDGKKFLLVHGILGDPYWGKFTPVELTREEYAEFDYVLTAHSHVCHYFEVLFKADSPSTRNKKKTVFINPGSVGQPRNINPCAQFGILDTETTEYEHVCVPYDIVAEQDLYTDEVDVFYKDRLTLGI; encoded by the coding sequence ATGCGACTCGCCCTGCTGTCGGATATCCATGCGAACGTGACTGCATTGAATGCGGTGCTCGAAGAAATTAGACGTCGCCATGTCGACAAATTCGTGTTGCTGGGAGACCTTGTCAATTACGGCATGCGCCCGAACGAAATCGTGGACATGATTCGCGGTATGGATGACAAGTTTGTTGCGAAGATTTGGGGAAACCACGAGAAGGCTGTCATGGACAACGACACGACCCGATTCGCGACAGACCGCGGGCGCGCTATCCTCCACTATACGCAAAAGCGCCTCTCTCAGGAGTCCATCGACTTTATCAATAACAAGATGAATCGCGATGGCACTTGTTCCCTGGAAATTGACGGCAAGAAGTTCCTGCTGGTGCATGGCATCTTGGGCGACCCGTATTGGGGCAAGTTTACACCTGTGGAACTCACTCGCGAAGAATACGCGGAATTCGATTATGTCTTGACTGCGCATTCCCATGTGTGCCACTACTTCGAGGTGCTTTTCAAGGCGGATTCCCCGAGCACGAGAAACAAGAAAAAAACGGTTTTTATTAATCCCGGTTCTGTCGGGCAGCCGCGGAATATCAATCCCTGCGCGCAGTTCGGGATTCTCGATACCGAAACGACGGAATACGAGCATGTTTGCGTTCCGTACGATATCGTGGCGGAACAGGATCTTTATACGGACGAGGTAGATGTATTCTACAAGGATCGTCTGACTTTAGGAATTTAA